A single genomic interval of Antechinus flavipes isolate AdamAnt ecotype Samford, QLD, Australia chromosome 1, AdamAnt_v2, whole genome shotgun sequence harbors:
- the ARL6IP4 gene encoding ADP-ribosylation factor-like protein 6-interacting protein 4, giving the protein MAHGRSHKRSRSRSRSSSHGPPEHGERRRRRRSSKDTGRSPSASSSQGRRISLGSNGEERSRDKARKRRRPRSSSSSSSSSSSCSSSSSSSSSTSSSSGASSGGRKKRGKRKDKKSTKKKAKKKLKKKKKKKKKEEEKAAKAKAKVVEEMPGPSLDQWRKEPLGESGPVLTDEQKSRIQAMKPMTKEEWDARQSIIRKVVDPETGRTRLIKGDGEVLEEIVTKERHKEINKQATRGDGLTFQLRAGLLQ; this is encoded by the exons ATGGCCCATGGCCGCTCCCACAAGCGCTCCAGGAGCCGCAGCCGCAGCAGCTCCCATGGGCCTCCCGAGCacggggagaggaggaggaggaggaggagcagtaAGGACACTGGGAGGAGTCCCTCAGCCTCCAGCTCTCAGGGCCGTCGGATCAGCCTAGGTTCCAATGGGGAAG AGAGAAGCAGGGATAAGGCTCGCAAGAGAAGGCGGCCCaggtcttcctcttcctcctcctcctcctcctcctcctgctcctcctcctcctcctccagctcTTCTACCTCCTCTTCCTCGGGGGCCTCCAGTGGGGGCAGGAAGAAGCGAGGGAAGCGGAAGGACAAGAAGAGCACAAAGAAGAAGGCAAagaagaagctgaaaaagaagaagaaaaagaagaagaaggaggaggagaaggcggCTAAGGCAAAGGCCAAGGTGGTGGAGGAGATGCCGGGCCCCTCGCTGGATCAGTGGCGGAAGGAGCCCCTGGGGGAGAGCGGCCCAG TACTGACAGATGAGCAGAAGTCCCGCATCCAGGCCATGAAGCCGATGACCAAAGAGGAATGGGACGCCCGGCAGAGCATCATCCGCAAGGTGGTGGACCCTGAGACAGGCCGTACCAG ACTCATTAAGGGGGATGGCGAGGTTCTGGAAGAAATTGTAACCAAAGAGAGACACAAGGAGATTAACAAG CAAGCCACGAGGGGGGATGGGCTGACTTTCCAGCTTCGAGCAGGTCTGTTGCAGTAA